AGtatctttttttaattgcaAATTTGCAATAAGATGCCCGGAATGGGGGAAGAAATACATTTAAATTGTGTGCCCTCACAACCTCTGAATGCACGCAATCACGCCGTGTTGGTCATCCGATCAAGATTAGagagtttaaattttaatatttttaagatcaaaagttttgtaaaaacaaaaatcaaatctGCATTAAAATTATGACCAGCCGATCTTGATCGGACAACCAAAATGCATGTAATTGCATGTAATCcaaattcaagaaaaacaatgGACTTACTTTGGACAACTCCAATCACCAGGATATTTCTTGGGACTCGGGTTTGGCTCTTCGCAACGGAAACACTTGACTTTACTCGCAAAATTCATGAAATCACACCTGAAAATTACATAGAAAAATTCGTGTAAAGAAAAAAGACTTTTTGTctataatgaagaaaaaaaggtTTTTATGGTTTGGAGAAGAGAAAGACTTACTTAGGACAACTCCAATCCCCAGGATTTTTCTTGGGCCTTAACTCAGGACACTGCAAACACTTGACATTACTAGCAAAGTTCATGAACCCACACCTACATACACAGGAAAACTCATTATACTTTAACTAACAAGTCAAATCCCGCATATTGATTCTTTTCCATAGGGTAATGATAGGATGTTATTAATCATCATAATGTAATATAAATTTTGCTCTTGTTTGTAACAATGTTGTGAAGCTCCTTTTAGCTAAAATCCAAAGATGTTTGTAATTGTATATAGAagattaagaatattttatttttttgcatatGTGACAGTCATCGTAGGACACAAAAGGAGTGGTTGACATAAAATCGACTCATTTGCTAACGTACaaaacaaaatctaaaaatatttcaGTGGGAATTTCATTATCAGAGAAAATAGGAGGCTTACTGTGGACATGTCCAATctccttttttcttttgaaactcATTCGTGTTGTCGACGCTNNNNNNNNNNNNNNNNNNNNNNNNNNNNNNNNNNNNNNNNNNNNNNNNNNNNNNNNNNNNNNNNNNNNNNNNNNNNNNNNNNNNNNNNNNNNNNNNNNNNNNNNNNNNNNNNNNNNNNNNNNNNNNNNNNNNNNNNNNNNNNNNNNNNNNNNNNNNNNNNNNNNNNNNNNNNNNNNNNNNNNNNNNNNNNNNNNNNNNNNNNNNNNNNNNNNNNNNNNNNNNNNNNNNNNNNNNNNNNNNNNNNNNNNNNNNNNNNNNNNNNNNNNNNNNNNNNNNNNNNNNNNNNNNNNNNNNNNNNNNNNNNNNNNNNNNNNNNNNNNNNNNNNNNNNNNNNNNNNNNNNNNNNNNNNNNNNNNNNNNNNNNNNNNNNNNNNACGCTCTTGGGCCCATCTGCTTTGCATTTCAAACACCTTATGTTTCTGGAAAAATTTAAAAAGCTACATCTGTAGCAAAACCAAAGAGCAGTTAGCAACTCAGCATACCAAAGAAACCAAAAACGGAAAAACTGAACACGAGTAATTGATGACAAAACGAATATGGATAACATAGGGGGAAAATAGgagaaaaatcttcaaaatgTTATTTGTCTTGAAGATACAAGTTAGCTTGAAAAGCAAGCTTGTGAAGCAATAACTCATAGAAGAAGCCAAGAGGCActtcatatataattatattactGACCAACATTATCATACTTTTGAAAGGAAGCTGATAATCACATGTAGGAATTTAAAATGCCTTAAGAGAAAAAGCTAGTGAGCAAATAGAGGACTTACTCGGGACAGGTCCAATCTCCTTCCTTCATTTCCATAGGAGGGTTAATATCCTTCGGCTTATCATCCTTACAATTTAAGCATTGGATATTCCTAGAAAAGTTCATAAAATTGCATCTGCAGAAAATATGGGGGGAAAAGGAGCTGACTATTaggatcaaatcaaatcattcaaTAGCCAACATCTAATTATAGATGTCAAGAGACAGAACACTTCTATTAACACAAGAATAATTATGGAAAGTTTAATGACTGGTATCCATGGCAAAGAAGGAGCAAGTGTATTTTTTACAAAAGGACATCTAAAACAAAACCACCCATCCACCAGTCAAATATACTTCTGAATGAATACATCACACAGAAAATAAACTATAATAAACAGGAACAAAAGGTAATAATTCTCACTGCACATTTACAAGAGATAATTTTATATCTATATGAATTGATACATGATGGATCACTTGCTTCATTTCTAAAGACAAATGGATAATGAATGGAGAAACTTTAGTTCTGCACATTAACAATGTCTTTCAAACTCTGAAAATACactcaaaataaaaagttgaacTTGCAGAAATTATTACACAAGCTATGAATATTTCTTCATGAGTTAATATAACTTACTTTGGACACATCCAGTCACCTTTCTTCATCTCAACATGGTTAGACATCATAGTAGCCCTAAAACTTAGAGGTTGGACTTTTCCAACAGCATCCTGTGCAGTGGACTTTGAACGACCAGGAGCAGGAGCAGGAAGAGGAGCAGGAGCCGGAGATGACTCACTCAACTCTATCAGCTGAGATAGAAGTTTTCTCGCAGATGTTTCGATAACTTCTCGGCCTGGTGGTTTCTCTCCTCCAGAAAGAACAAGTGGATCTATTGCATAGTACAAAAGTATCCGCACTATATCCACAGTTCGGGCATCGGCTTCAGATTCCTTTACAATCACATAAGCTCTGTCACATGAGTCTCGCAGATTGCAAGCACTACAAACCTGGATGGATAGAAGCAAACTTCTATCGTCATCTCCTCGAATTCAAATAGGAGACATAATGAAATATCATAAACTCGTGAAACATTGAATATCTTGCATTTTAAATTCAAGTAGTGCTAgcaatatattatttatcatcACTTTTCATCATACAATTTAGTATTTGAGTAAAATTCCACGCCAACCACACTAAATAATCCAAGTCCACTCTCCATTAGTATAGTCAGCACGAGATTTGAGTATTTTATCAGATAACAAAGAGCGCTCGTGCATCTCAAAGTGTATTTTGCTAGCATTTCTCTTATTAAGTATTACTAATATTACTTTCAAATCGAAACCAACCAAAACTTTGAGACATAAATACTTCTATAGACTAAATAACAACTAAAACAATACACGTACATCTCCTTCATCTAATCGCAGATGAGCTCTTAGCCGTTTAGCCGAATTAACAGATTTACGGAGAAGATTAGGACATCCTCCTTCAACAACTGCTTGAATATCTTCCAATGGCAGCAATCTGTATAACACAACATAACAAGCAATACAATTTAAATCAATGCTAATATGCATAACACAACAAGCAATGTGCATAATAAAACACAACACACCACTACATAACAAAGAAATCAAGctaaattaatatgaatttgCATAACAGAAAACAAGTTAAATAAATGCTAATCCTTAGCATGTAATCTAGGGCTGGTATTTTTACTAGCATAAGCAGTTGTGAGACTATTTAGGAGaagttataaaaattaaaaacaacttatgacatatCTATAAACTATTTTAAGCTTATTTCCATAAACTCTCCGGGATagtttatgaaaatagtttatagcttaattataaatgaaaagagtttgactttttttatcttttgtcGTAAAAATAGTCTATACAtacatactttttttatttgtaaagtGCAACAACTAAGGGCCCTTTTGTTCCAAATTATTAAAAGAATGATTTTCACattcaataatttagagatttgtTAGAGattatttaaagaaaagaaaaattgtttttgtgtttgtcCACAGTAATcagttttaaaaaagaaaatgatttttatgggAAGCTACTCTCGTCAACTTATCATTAGAAGcaatttttagattattttcaaattaactttttttccaGAAGCAGTAACAAACAGATGAAAAGTCAAagggattaaaaaaaaaacagtaacaAACACTCTCTaaattgtttatccaaacaaatCCTtacatcatcaacaacaacaacaataataataataatagttactTCCTTCATCACAGAAAAAAGAAAGTAACCTAAATTTCTGATGAATTAGAGTATGTGATGgccaattaattaatttgatatgaaatgaagtaattgaaattaaaattaaaatgaaagaaaataaaaataacgaaAACGAACTTGAAAAGGTCATAACGGTCACGAGCGAAGCTAAGAGAAGGATCCTTCAAGAGATTGATGTTGGAGTAAACACTATCATCCTCAGTTGTTTTAGAGATATAGCCTTTGGTGGTCAACCGGTCAACGAATGAGATCCATTCAGGCCAAGGATGGTTGACGGAAGATAGAGTTTCTGCAGCGGCGGCGGAGGAAGAAGAGGAGGAGGATGAGgaggagaagaagaaagaatcgTGGCGGCGGAGTGGTGGTATGGGTTTGAGGAAGAGTAAATGATGATTGAGTTTGGTGGTAGTTAGAGTTTGAATTCGAGGGATACGGAACAGTGAGGTTCCGTACAGTGCGAGCTTTGAACTTGacattcttcttcttccaaaTGCTGCTGTTAGCACTGTGACTGAGAGGTTTATCGAGGGTTTTATACTAGGAGATGATAATAACACTTTTACTATTTACACCCCTTTTATATTCCACTccttttaatcttaaaaaaaaaataaaatggaagttttatcaatttttttttttataccaaaATACTCCGCTCTCAGATTTATTGAAAGTTAACTTTTGTACcacaatttgttaaaaatctaatattattattagtgaatagtaaaaaaaattactttaaaatctCACCCCTCAACTAAATTTTCGGCCGTTAATATTTCGTAACCAAATTTCTGGTAGGTATTTGTAATACTGGAAATTTGCTCATTGAAATTTCTGGTAGTAACATTTACAATactggaaatttcaaaattttgaaatgtcCGGTAGTTATATTTCTTCactgaaaaattcaatttttttgaaattttcgatagtTAATATTTCTTCACTGGAAATTTCAAATAGTTGTTTGTTTTAAACACCTCATCTCCTCAGGTGATCGTGACTGACAGAGAACTTactttaatgaatgcaattaaagttgtatttccatcttcaacaaatttactttgtcaactccatattaacaaaaatgttggagtcaaatgcaaacaatatatattaaagaaagataagcaagaacccattcttgagttatggaggaaaattgtttattgttctaAAGAGAAGAACTACGAGAAACTTTTGCAAATGTTTGAGAAAACACgtgtcgataatattattttctttgactacgtcagagatacatggttgaatcctcataaggaaagatttgttgaagcatggaccaatcgagtattgcatctaggaaatactacgactaataggtatgtcattaaaacttcacattttgtattatatttatGCTTATATAGGATTAAACATGcatgatataatttttattaaaataatgtcaaatattttttttttttaaatattagggttgagtctgttcattggtcattgaagaaatttttataacacagtaaaggagatttttgtaaggcgtggaatggtatgaatgacatgttgaagtttcaaattattaagataaaaggttcatttgagataagtaagggtcacaaagagcatatacacaacaGTCCATTCTATGAGAAATTGATTTGGGTTGTATCCAAGAAAGCCTTAGCTGATATTGTTCATGAATACAAGAGAGTCAGTTATGTCGGTAACGACAAAGGtgtgtgttgttgtatacttagaaacgttcatggattaccttgtgcatgtgagttaGCACGATACAAGTTGGAAGGTGTTCTAATCCCATTAGATGttgttcatatacattggaggaaattaaccATGAATAGTGATCAAGAGGAAGAAAAGTTGGCAAATGATTTAGAGTTAGACATTACATCAGAGatgaatataatttagaaaacaTGGAAAACACTTAATGTTGCTGGAATAAGGGCATTAAAGAGCAAGTTGCGTGAAATAGCATATCcagagacaacatcaatgtgtCCACCATTGGATAAGATCAAAACAAAAGATGGTGTTAAGAGGAAAAAAGGCAATAAGCCGGAGGGATTTGATGTATATCGTGACCCTTCATACTTTAAGCATGTTGATACTCAAGTCTCACaacaagcatccaaacaagtctcccaacaAGCATCCAAACAACTATCTCAACAAGCACCTATGACGAGccaagttagaaaatatttcgaCGAGTTTCCTCctttaattcatccatatattgaagacatagttaatgttaaagcaTATGGAAACTATGTATATCGTGCTATTGTTGCTTTACTTGGTCATAGTGAAGAATACCGGAGCATTGTGTGTCGACAGTTGTATACAAAGATTAAATCCAAACCTGATTTATATGTTGCATTATTCAAGGAACGTTTGCAAGAAGTGACAAACTCTTTACTTGTAACTGAGTTGGCAAACCAAACCAACGAGAAATGGATGAACATTCCTaatatgggttacgtgatagtaacaaaatataatttcgTTCTTGTTACATTGGGAAAAAAACtgtttgacttttttcccaTCGAGAGGTGCACACAATGGAGATTTATCACGTGATTGTGTTATcagcattggttttgttaatgaaagtcattgggttcaagttaaattgaaaaCTGCATGTCCGTTACCTCCACTTGCATGGTATTGAAAAAAGCACCGTAGTGATGAGTCTACATCATGAGCTATAGCTTATGCAGGACGTCTACAACATTGGGGTtcattaaatttagaaaataattcagattacatgtatttggcagatgattgatgCTTTTGatatatatgttgttttcaatTTAGATGATTGACACTTTTGAATTATATGATTgacactttaaataaataagataatattAAAGCAAGGcagtaaataaataagtcacgcataataaaataaataagtttgaatAAATAAGTCGCAcataaataagtctgaataatacAACTATAATAAGACACACATAATAAGTCTAAATAATGCAACTATAATACTACTGATAATCTCCTCCTCTAGAAATGGTCCCCATGCCCATTTACCACAAGTATCAAGGTCTTGAAACAGAAATAGATATTTTGCAGATACAAGGGTAAAACTTTTATCAGTTAGAATGGTACATCCTACCAAATGAAGTAGGTATGCCCGCGCTGCACAGTCATATCATCCTTCATGAAGTTGCTTGAAAAATATAGCTTTCAACCACTCAAAACTATATGAGGCACATCTATTGGTCCTAGTTTCAGTTACAACTTCATCATAAGCAACTCCCAATAACTCAACAACAGCAACAATTGCCAAATCTTCATTGACATTAGCGGGAAGTGTGAAAAACTCGGCATAACATGGGATGCTCAAAAGAACCCTAACATCGTCAAGAGTAATAGccatttcaccaaatggcaGGTGAAATGAGCTAGTCTATGTGTGCCATCTCTCAGTAAAAGCAGATATCATATTATCGTCAATCATGTGTAAACTACATCTTCTTAGAGGACATAATTCAGATATAGTAATCCAATGATCTATCTGAGCAggtaatatatatatgatatctgtaacgccccgtttttcaaagtgagggtgtattttttttttaaaaaagaaattaaactaaaacagagaaataaacgaggaaatgcctttggataaataattgagtcattataatttacaagcagcggaaaagtttcttcaaatataaatccaaagcacttacacaacaacaaatggtacatggaacccattcaaataaggtgtcaaactgacaatattagtataagtacagttttccaaattaaaatactccaacccaaaaagaaggacgtctagtccctatacatcaacctaatctgatcatcctaccaaaaaactatacaccctgagtgatctccacgcgccccgtgagatcctcctaacgtaactccagtcaagcattcccatctacattacCATCCGTAGGGTATAAACCAGTAGggtcgtcctgactctcatctgagggcaaagcccagatttccacaatagttgtaaaggttcaccaaccgaaattaacagataacacataacatttaagttttaaatgcacaaaataacctttcaactaagcatgcaccttaaaaggattttccatatgctaaaagttcatataatgcttgccaattaacaatgaactcaaaatgaagttctcaaaccatcaagtaatacataactgaccaaagcattgataaatcaattgagaaatcgattatctaactcaaaataaggacttttgctgagccaatcgattgccaaatcgatttggtcagttctgctgagtttctgcatgaccaaatcgatttctaagtcgattttgtcagttctgatgagtccctgggttgccaaatcgatttccaaatcgatttcggcagttttgctgagttcctgcctctctgccaatcgatttccaaatcgatttcttaaaagattttgaaagacatatttatacaatcgattggcaaatcgattaggtcaaaatggtgaacttcctgcaactcatccaatcgattgggaaatcgatttccctgatcgtttttccaaaaattcatgcatttactcaagtcattcctaatcaagttcacaacctaacacttagcaattcctacacgattaccacggcaattgggatctcgataaccatcatacttacacacaacaatcaacacataacacttagcattttcaacgcaattaccacaacgactcaaattcaaatcacttaatcataaaactcaaatcaaccacgactcgcgtgccaagcaccctaatgcaatgcgtatatgccaaaatgcatggactcggaattccaaaccaaaaccctcctcgaagggccgtaaatcataattgtaccgcctatcgcaggccaaagtaccaattaccgaggtgccacctatcacgggtcagcacgatttactaaaatgcgtaaatcataaacgtaccacctatcacgggtcagtacagtttaccgaggtgtcacctatcacgggtcaacacgatttactaaaagaaaaagcgggaatcgtaaacgtaccgcctatcacagaccagtactgtttacctaggtgccacctatcacgggtcagcacaattcaccaaaaacgtaaatcgtaaatgtaccacctatcacgggtcagtacagttaccatggtgtcacctatcacgggtcaacacgatttactaaaagaaaaagcgggaatcgtaaacgtaccgcctatcacagaccagtactgtttaccgaggtgccacctatcacgggtcagcacaattcaccaaaaacgtaaatcgtaaacgtaccacctatcacgggtcagtacagttaccatggtgtcacctatcacgggtcaacacgatttactaaaagaaaaagcggaaatcgtaaatgtaccacctatcacgggtcagtacagttaccatggtgtcacctatcacgggtcaacacgatttactaaaagaaaaagcggaaatcgtaaatgtaccacctacactcaaacacatcaaatttcatttacccataatcatacacaaatgagttaagttcattttccacgaaacatccatcaaatataaccaaaacttagctctaagattttacccataaagtcttagatccattttcccccaaatcaatactcaaaccctaacaagatcctttccacacaatcacagataagtccctaaatgcaaactaaaagtttggaaggagcccttaccttaacgttagctttaacgtgagtttccggtaccgcgagtaaaaccggtaaaaatcttcgctcgcaacgtcgcctccaaattggtcccctagcatcgtagcgtggtagtgagcaacttttccttctaactcttcgcgaaacgaagcttagatctaggagaaacaaaggggtttgtgtttgaatctctaataccgtttttcttcgttttcgaatcaaagaggaagagtgaagttaagaaatccttatcctaaCACTCACCAAGCTTTGGGTTtctaaacttgaagaaagaaagcaaagaaggacgaaaatggaggagaagaaGGAAATTGGTGCGCGTGagtgacagaggaagaagatggaaaaatcagattttccttcctttctttttctttcctttgtttttccttttttcctttttccttctttcctttttatatccttttcttttccctttccttccttctattttcctttctttttccctccaacaaaacataattatatattaaatataacttaacaaatatctcaaatatctagatatttgttaaattaccatttcacccgtaacgcattaaattctccgtaaaggattcaccgcagttaatttaatttattcatcgacgagtaattccaaacggcatcaaaataactttttgatcatataaacttcaaaatattattaactttggctaaaaagcctccgagcccaaaatccaaaatacataaaaatacataaagtgtactttaaaattatgggtcttacaatatcaatgaatttgtcttgctttttgccatttgaaacaactttcaaggcacATCTatcctgtttaattaaaaataacacacaataatttataatctaaatatacaattatatattaaagattccatatttaaatatacaattaaaaataatacacaataacttataatctaaaatcaactttgtaataacctatactacaaatatattaaatattataatattttgctatattataatatgtaataaaataaattatttactaacatgTACATTCCACACGTTTATTGCAATATGGTGCTCATAATCCTTAAAGACAGAAAGATCATAAGGACCTCCAGGAAACATGGATTCTTCAGGTTGGTGATGCTgaccatgttcatcatcaaactgGTGCTGTTg
This region of Cicer arietinum cultivar CDC Frontier isolate Library 1 chromosome 8, Cicar.CDCFrontier_v2.0, whole genome shotgun sequence genomic DNA includes:
- the LOC101511736 gene encoding uncharacterized protein, translating into MSSSKLALYGTSLFRIPRIQTLTTTKLNHHLLFLKPIPPLRRHDSFFFSSSSSSSSSSAAAAETLSSVNHPWPEWISFVDRLTTKGYISKTTEDDSVYSNINLLKDPSLSFARDRYDLFKLLPLEDIQAVVEGGCPNLLRKSVNSAKRLRAHLRLDEGDVCSACNLRDSCDRAYVIVKESEADARTVDIVRILLYYAIDPLVLSGGEKPPGREVIETSARKLLSQLIELSESSPAPAPLPAPAPGRSKSTAQDAVGKVQPLSFRATMMSNHVEMKKGDWMCPKCNFMNFSRNIQCLNCKDDKPKDINPPMEMKEGDWTCPECSFLNFSRNIRCLKCKADGPKSVDNTNEFQKKKGDWTCPQCGFMNFASNVKCLQCPELRPKKNPGDWSCPKCDFMNFASKVKCFRCEEPNPSPKKYPGDWSCPKCDFYNYARNTSCLKCNTKHQKVQPTSEDEEHIWRRRN